The following proteins come from a genomic window of Pirellula staleyi DSM 6068:
- a CDS encoding glycosyltransferase family 4 protein, whose amino-acid sequence MNALVAMGPPMSELNRSLTLSAADRPLRVMLVTQASGGGVGRHFLDLAEGLSAAGAEVVGVYAPRKIDQQFRRRLASPALPTMIEMPMHRAIHPLDGVDVWKLAQLIRQHGPFDVVHGHSSKGGALARLAARWMNVPSVYTPNAFVTLDPSLSKLKRKMYGMIETWLAKRTASIIAVSYDEQRHAEEHLGIRSELMTVIPNGISPPAFPDRQATRNRLGLRDDEVVIGFIGRLAHQKAPDVMLDTMALLADVPNVKLVMVGSGPDEEAVKAQLARLQLQDRVLMLGDVVGLEHFPAFDLFCLSSRYEGMPYVLLEALAAGLPIVSTRVEGVTMTVEPEVNGLIVERDRPAELAAALRRVVTEAQLRSQFAAGSLARAKRFTLDAMVDSTMQLYRRVIAESAR is encoded by the coding sequence ATGAACGCTCTCGTTGCTATGGGCCCCCCGATGTCGGAACTCAATCGCAGTTTAACCCTAAGTGCAGCCGATCGACCGCTGCGCGTGATGCTGGTGACACAGGCTTCGGGCGGAGGAGTGGGGCGGCATTTTCTCGATCTGGCCGAAGGACTTTCAGCAGCCGGGGCCGAGGTGGTGGGCGTTTATGCGCCTCGCAAAATCGATCAGCAGTTTCGCAGGCGACTCGCCAGTCCCGCCCTCCCGACGATGATCGAAATGCCGATGCATCGCGCCATTCATCCGCTCGATGGGGTCGATGTCTGGAAACTGGCGCAGCTGATTCGTCAGCATGGTCCGTTTGATGTGGTGCATGGTCACAGCAGCAAAGGAGGAGCGCTCGCGCGACTCGCTGCGCGGTGGATGAATGTCCCCTCGGTCTACACCCCCAATGCGTTCGTCACGCTCGACCCGTCGCTCTCCAAGCTGAAGCGAAAAATGTACGGCATGATCGAAACGTGGCTCGCCAAACGGACGGCGTCGATCATTGCGGTGTCGTACGACGAACAGCGTCACGCCGAAGAGCACCTCGGGATTCGGAGCGAGCTGATGACCGTGATTCCCAACGGAATTTCACCCCCCGCGTTTCCCGATCGACAAGCGACCCGCAATCGGCTCGGACTACGCGACGACGAAGTGGTCATCGGTTTCATCGGACGCCTCGCGCATCAGAAAGCTCCCGATGTGATGCTCGACACCATGGCGCTGCTGGCCGATGTTCCCAACGTCAAGCTCGTGATGGTCGGGAGTGGTCCCGACGAAGAGGCTGTCAAAGCGCAGCTCGCGCGATTGCAGCTGCAAGACCGGGTGCTGATGCTCGGCGATGTGGTCGGGCTCGAGCACTTCCCGGCGTTCGATCTCTTCTGCCTCTCGAGTCGCTACGAAGGGATGCCGTACGTGTTGCTCGAAGCACTCGCGGCCGGTTTGCCGATCGTTTCGACGCGCGTCGAAGGGGTCACGATGACGGTCGAGCCGGAAGTGAATGGCCTGATTGTCGAGCGCGATCGGCCCGCTGAACTCGCCGCTGCGCTGCGCCGCGTCGTCACTGAAGCGCAGTTGCGGAGCCAGTTTGCAGCAGGTTCACTCGCGCGTGCCAAGCGTTTCACGCTCGACGCCATGGTCGACTCCACGATGCAGCTCTATCGCCGCGTGATCGCAGAGTCGGCCCGGTAA
- the wbaP gene encoding undecaprenyl-phosphate galactose phosphotransferase WbaP: MTLDSLTQATASRTPKIDRREMRDGRATSSSTPAPLAKTVTLGTASGQFSTALLATADVIAIFSATAISWLIATKISVVVAELSTLQSLRLAAVLIAGHLTLALYGGLYAAIPLAPARELRQWFFVSAMLLLGVAALAALGVFPVPVIGWLMLGIGLVAIFAPIARTIVRLTLGKSRWWGRRVVIVGGGELAARTLHRLLSKPQLGLRPIGFVDDQSTSSSAIDPALYLGTYSELAEIASTHGTSTAVIASDAFDADEMCQLVSRTPCGIRHWLVLPLHDHLPSLWTSAVDVGGRPALSVSNLLASPWRRAVKRSFDLVVTLLGLALIWPLLLALALLVKFSSRGPVFYSQERVGYGGSRFRAWKFRSMHLDAEELLKRHLAADPALREEWEATHKLKHDPRVTWIGRIMRRTSLDELPQVFNVLIGEMSLVGPRPIVEAEIVKYGDRYGSYQQVVPGISGLWQVSGRNNTTYRERVELDEFYVNNWSPWLDLYILACTVKVVLLGEGAY, from the coding sequence ATGACGCTTGATTCGTTGACCCAAGCGACCGCAAGTCGCACACCCAAAATCGACCGACGTGAGATGCGCGATGGTCGCGCCACGTCGTCGTCGACGCCTGCTCCCCTCGCCAAAACCGTCACGCTGGGCACCGCTAGCGGGCAGTTCTCGACGGCGCTACTCGCCACCGCCGATGTCATAGCGATCTTCTCAGCGACCGCGATCAGCTGGCTGATTGCGACCAAAATTTCGGTGGTGGTGGCGGAGCTTTCGACCCTGCAATCGCTCCGCCTAGCGGCCGTTCTGATTGCGGGACATCTGACCCTCGCGCTCTACGGCGGACTTTACGCTGCCATCCCGCTGGCACCTGCTCGCGAACTGCGGCAATGGTTCTTCGTCTCGGCGATGCTGCTGCTAGGTGTCGCCGCACTGGCCGCTCTGGGTGTGTTTCCCGTGCCGGTGATTGGTTGGCTGATGCTCGGCATCGGGCTGGTCGCGATCTTCGCGCCGATTGCTCGGACTATCGTTCGGCTCACGCTCGGCAAGTCGCGCTGGTGGGGTCGACGAGTGGTGATCGTGGGTGGTGGCGAACTGGCCGCTCGTACGTTGCATCGGCTCCTCAGCAAACCGCAACTGGGACTCCGTCCGATCGGTTTTGTCGACGATCAATCGACCTCTTCTTCGGCGATTGATCCAGCGCTCTATCTCGGGACCTATTCCGAACTCGCCGAAATTGCGAGTACGCATGGGACCAGTACGGCCGTGATTGCCTCGGATGCTTTTGATGCCGACGAAATGTGCCAACTCGTTTCGCGCACGCCGTGTGGCATTCGTCACTGGCTCGTCCTGCCGCTGCACGATCATCTCCCGTCGCTCTGGACATCCGCCGTCGACGTGGGTGGTCGCCCTGCGCTTTCGGTTTCGAATCTGCTCGCCTCGCCGTGGCGTCGCGCGGTGAAACGCTCATTCGATCTCGTCGTCACGCTGCTGGGACTCGCGCTGATTTGGCCGCTGCTGCTGGCACTTGCATTGCTCGTGAAGTTTTCCTCACGCGGGCCGGTCTTCTACTCGCAAGAGCGTGTGGGCTATGGTGGCAGTCGCTTCCGCGCATGGAAGTTCCGCTCGATGCATCTCGATGCCGAGGAACTCCTCAAGCGACATCTGGCGGCCGATCCAGCACTTCGCGAGGAATGGGAAGCAACGCACAAACTCAAGCACGATCCGCGTGTGACATGGATCGGCAGGATCATGCGGCGGACGAGCCTCGACGAACTTCCGCAAGTGTTCAACGTGCTGATTGGCGAGATGAGTCTCGTCGGTCCGCGCCCGATCGTTGAAGCAGAGATCGTGAAGTATGGCGATCGCTACGGAAGCTATCAGCAAGTGGTTCCCGGCATCTCGGGGCTCTGGCAAGTCTCGGGTCGTAACAACACCACCTATCGTGAACGGGTCGAACTCGACGAGTTCTACGTGAATAACTGGTCCCCTTGGCTCGATCTCTACATCCTCGCTTGCACGGTCAAAGTGGTGCTACTGGGAGAGGGTGCCTACTAA
- a CDS encoding metallophosphoesterase, which produces MTTRREFLQTSLALTTSLAVGAIHAPALLRASEDQPASGKLTIGMITDVHQDIMHDATERITAFVDDMNTKRADLVLNLGDFCVPKPANQPFLDAWNKFAGPRFHVLGNHDMDGGYKREQTVEFYKMPARYYSFDHSGIHFVVLDANDPDGKTKGYQRYIAADQLKWLADDLAQTKLPTLIAVHQPFDAFDKVCTNAADIRAVLKQANDAAGFRKVMAVFSGHIHADYLLETDGIAYIQLNSASYVWVNKPHKSYSDEIHAEHKYLSHVCPYEKPLWATVTINFDQGLIELTGRESKWVGATPWDLGLSEATYGYSREHCRPAITERKLKLPS; this is translated from the coding sequence ATGACCACGCGCCGCGAGTTCTTGCAAACATCTCTGGCCCTCACCACCAGCCTGGCCGTCGGCGCGATCCATGCTCCCGCGCTACTGCGAGCGAGCGAAGACCAACCTGCGAGCGGTAAACTTACCATCGGCATGATCACCGATGTGCATCAGGACATCATGCATGATGCCACCGAGCGAATCACCGCTTTTGTCGACGACATGAACACGAAGCGGGCCGATCTGGTGCTCAACCTAGGGGATTTCTGCGTCCCGAAGCCAGCCAATCAGCCGTTCCTCGATGCTTGGAACAAGTTCGCGGGTCCGCGCTTTCATGTCCTCGGGAATCACGACATGGATGGAGGGTACAAGCGCGAGCAAACGGTTGAATTTTATAAGATGCCCGCGCGCTACTACAGCTTCGATCACAGTGGCATTCACTTCGTCGTGCTCGATGCGAACGATCCCGACGGCAAGACGAAAGGGTACCAGCGCTATATCGCAGCCGATCAGCTGAAGTGGCTCGCCGACGATCTTGCGCAAACGAAACTCCCCACCCTGATTGCCGTCCATCAACCGTTCGATGCGTTTGACAAAGTTTGCACCAATGCAGCCGACATTCGCGCGGTGCTGAAGCAGGCCAACGACGCTGCCGGTTTTCGAAAAGTGATGGCCGTCTTCTCGGGGCACATCCACGCCGACTATCTGCTCGAGACCGACGGGATTGCTTACATCCAGCTCAACAGCGCGTCGTACGTGTGGGTCAACAAGCCGCACAAGTCGTACAGCGACGAGATCCATGCAGAGCACAAGTATCTCTCGCATGTCTGCCCGTACGAGAAACCGCTGTGGGCAACAGTCACCATCAACTTCGACCAGGGACTGATCGAGCTGACAGGTCGCGAGTCGAAATGGGTCGGCGCGACACCGTGGGACTTGGGGCTTTCGGAAGCCACCTATGGCTACAGCCGCGAGCATTGTCGCCCGGCGATCACCGAGCGCAAGCTGAAATTGCCGAGCTAA
- a CDS encoding lipopolysaccharide biosynthesis protein, translating into MTTTVQPTTEPSAARGRLGALWVVGARVVGIGATLGGNILAARLLGPAEFGVYLVLSTIVAFGSILAMGGLNEAGLRLLGESLALGDGASARQVLRRVLKLGLVTSLVAAVVVSCAAAWVGPLPLVVRQSLLALVLLGVAMIALGWQQLSAELLRGLGDLRLASLFSGGQTGGPISNLLFLATTSTLLLCGASLSASELLGVMTASILATLPLALVGLLWIARRELAQVEASAKNNDTNSAAARDSAAALLSITGILLVIQILNFFNYQLDMWLAGITLSEVEVGLFGVAKRSMLLAQMPVQMAMYATMGQLPRLFAQGETRELEAVVRSSSSWAAIPSLAALALLLLFPTSILTLVFGGSFRDAAVILWPLAIGAAALVLAGNPTYVLVMMGRQREVLIVHLLATLLLAAGGYYGASTYGAVGLALAASASVTFQNGLLWWLARQQAGIWTHPGKLRFSLGKTSIPARTEVRSDTESNIAPLSRQPTH; encoded by the coding sequence GTGACCACCACGGTCCAACCGACCACCGAACCATCAGCAGCGCGAGGGAGACTCGGCGCGCTGTGGGTGGTTGGTGCGCGCGTGGTAGGAATCGGCGCAACACTCGGCGGCAATATTTTAGCTGCGCGATTGCTAGGACCAGCCGAGTTTGGTGTCTATCTGGTGCTGAGCACGATCGTGGCTTTCGGCAGCATCTTGGCGATGGGGGGGCTCAACGAAGCAGGGCTGCGACTCCTCGGCGAATCGCTGGCTTTGGGAGATGGAGCGAGTGCTCGCCAGGTTTTGCGACGGGTGCTCAAGCTCGGGCTCGTCACCTCGCTGGTGGCAGCTGTTGTCGTGAGCTGCGCTGCTGCGTGGGTTGGTCCGCTGCCGCTGGTCGTGCGTCAATCGCTCCTGGCGCTTGTGCTGCTGGGAGTTGCGATGATCGCCCTCGGATGGCAACAGCTGAGCGCGGAACTGCTGCGTGGGCTCGGTGATTTGCGACTCGCAAGTCTGTTCTCGGGAGGGCAAACCGGGGGTCCGATCAGTAATCTGCTGTTCCTCGCGACCACGAGCACACTGCTTCTCTGCGGCGCGAGCCTTTCAGCGTCCGAACTTCTGGGAGTGATGACCGCGTCGATCTTGGCGACTCTTCCGCTCGCACTAGTCGGCCTGCTGTGGATCGCGCGCCGCGAATTGGCTCAGGTCGAAGCGAGCGCTAAGAACAACGACACGAATAGCGCCGCTGCACGCGATAGCGCCGCGGCGCTACTGTCGATCACTGGCATCTTGCTGGTGATTCAGATCCTGAACTTTTTTAACTACCAGCTCGATATGTGGCTCGCGGGCATAACGCTTTCGGAAGTCGAGGTCGGACTGTTTGGTGTTGCCAAACGGAGCATGCTGCTGGCGCAAATGCCGGTGCAAATGGCGATGTATGCCACGATGGGACAGCTCCCCCGACTCTTTGCACAAGGCGAGACGCGCGAGCTCGAAGCGGTGGTGCGCAGCAGCAGTAGCTGGGCAGCAATCCCGTCGCTCGCAGCACTCGCGCTCCTTTTGCTCTTTCCGACGAGCATCCTCACTCTGGTGTTTGGTGGTTCGTTTCGCGATGCCGCTGTCATTCTCTGGCCCCTGGCGATCGGCGCAGCGGCGCTCGTGCTCGCGGGGAATCCGACCTACGTCCTGGTGATGATGGGGCGCCAGCGCGAAGTGCTGATCGTCCATTTGCTCGCCACCTTGCTCCTCGCCGCGGGTGGCTACTACGGCGCGAGCACCTACGGCGCAGTCGGTTTGGCCCTCGCGGCCAGCGCGAGTGTGACCTTTCAAAATGGTCTCCTGTGGTGGCTCGCGCGGCAGCAGGCCGGCATTTGGACCCATCCTGGAAAGTTGCGTTTTTCCCTTGGAAAAACAAGCATTCCGGCGCGCACTGAAGTTCGCAGCGACACCGAATCAAACATCGCTCCCCTCTCCCGTCAACCGACGCACTAG
- a CDS encoding GNAT family N-acetyltransferase yields the protein MLEVQYSLEPQLTAEEFIDLLARSTLAERRPIHDRDCIERMLRNASVISCARVEGKLVGVARTISDFSFCAYLSDLAVDEAFQRRGIGKGLMSHTRAACGEQTALIILAAPKAVSYYASIGLAQHPSCWVVPRGESLPWESP from the coding sequence ATGCTGGAAGTGCAATATTCGCTCGAGCCGCAACTAACGGCCGAGGAGTTCATCGATCTTCTCGCGCGCTCGACTTTGGCCGAGCGCCGACCGATCCACGATCGGGATTGCATCGAGCGGATGCTGCGCAATGCCAGTGTGATTTCCTGCGCGCGAGTCGAGGGGAAACTGGTCGGTGTGGCGCGCACGATCAGCGACTTCAGCTTCTGCGCCTACTTGTCGGACCTCGCGGTCGACGAGGCGTTTCAGCGGCGCGGCATCGGCAAGGGGCTGATGAGTCACACCCGCGCTGCCTGTGGCGAGCAAACAGCTCTCATCATCTTGGCGGCTCCCAAAGCGGTGAGCTACTACGCATCGATCGGTCTTGCGCAGCATCCATCGTGCTGGGTGGTGCCGCGCGGCGAATCGCTACCCTGGGAGAGCCCGTAA
- a CDS encoding glycosyltransferase 87 family protein, whose protein sequence is MQSRIEWLKTLAKNRRYQDIAGLLALVLVLLVMSWRLYSHAQTEGPAQLDHWALASYRDAIYYPIRAVLEGVNPYESRRESAEQYMQRYDVGSHFPLYSPLLLALMFPLGLLPYGASMLAFFVLNLGLLLLLAYLSLRSCQLPITLGTLCGLAAAITASQPGRGNFNAGQAILLLACAAAVALGMSQQRWARILSVALLTVKPTIGGPLGLLLLARREYLVAIAGLGVGGIVGGLLMGAIFARSGDLTYSRATAVIQGNLSHFQDDPEHRYAHTCHLDLASVIPKLIGRELPAGTGLFIAALVLLTTGAVLWYATRDRAALPALHESPASLSSALVVVAMFVCVYHLVYDALLLVTPILAASFSAHESWQRIGKRVRWSAALLMLVPMVNIFFSEGFTRLMQRFSIPFGPDTGLLGDGLFRLALTGNGLALLACWILLLWGALRHRKVSPEARAEPVLRQRPLELIAGN, encoded by the coding sequence ATGCAGTCTCGTATCGAGTGGCTAAAGACGCTGGCGAAGAATCGTCGCTACCAGGACATCGCGGGTCTGCTTGCGCTCGTGTTGGTGCTGCTCGTAATGTCGTGGCGACTTTACAGCCACGCGCAAACAGAGGGGCCAGCGCAGCTCGACCACTGGGCGCTCGCCAGCTATCGCGACGCGATCTACTACCCGATTCGCGCCGTTCTCGAGGGGGTGAATCCGTACGAAAGTCGTCGCGAGTCGGCCGAACAGTACATGCAGCGCTACGACGTGGGGAGTCATTTTCCCCTCTATTCTCCGCTGCTGCTCGCGCTCATGTTTCCGCTCGGACTCCTGCCTTACGGCGCGAGTATGCTGGCGTTCTTCGTACTCAATCTCGGCCTGCTACTGCTCCTCGCTTATCTTTCGCTCCGCTCGTGCCAGTTGCCGATTACGCTCGGAACTCTGTGCGGACTAGCGGCAGCGATCACAGCTTCGCAGCCTGGTCGAGGGAACTTCAACGCTGGGCAGGCGATCTTGCTCCTCGCTTGTGCCGCAGCAGTGGCGCTCGGAATGTCGCAGCAGCGCTGGGCGCGAATCCTCTCCGTGGCACTCCTCACGGTGAAGCCGACGATCGGTGGACCGCTCGGGCTCTTGCTCCTAGCGCGGCGCGAGTACCTCGTGGCGATCGCGGGACTTGGTGTCGGCGGAATTGTGGGTGGGCTGTTGATGGGAGCGATTTTTGCCCGCAGCGGCGACCTGACCTACAGCCGCGCAACCGCTGTGATTCAAGGGAATTTGAGCCATTTTCAAGACGATCCGGAGCATCGCTACGCTCATACGTGCCACCTCGATCTTGCGAGTGTGATTCCCAAACTGATTGGACGAGAGCTGCCTGCAGGGACCGGATTATTTATTGCTGCTCTCGTGCTGCTGACCACCGGCGCGGTTTTGTGGTATGCCACACGCGATCGTGCCGCGTTGCCAGCGCTACACGAATCACCCGCCAGTTTGTCGAGCGCGCTGGTGGTCGTGGCGATGTTCGTTTGCGTCTATCACCTCGTCTACGACGCCCTTTTGCTCGTCACGCCGATCCTGGCCGCGAGCTTTTCGGCTCACGAGAGCTGGCAGCGGATCGGCAAGCGAGTGCGCTGGAGCGCCGCGCTACTGATGCTGGTACCGATGGTGAATATCTTCTTCAGCGAAGGTTTCACGCGGCTGATGCAGCGGTTCTCGATTCCCTTTGGTCCCGACACGGGGCTGCTAGGTGACGGGCTCTTTCGACTCGCTCTCACCGGCAACGGACTGGCACTGCTGGCCTGCTGGATTTTGCTGCTGTGGGGCGCGCTACGGCACCGGAAGGTTTCGCCCGAAGCGCGAGCTGAGCCAGTCTTGCGCCAGAGACCACTAGAACTGATCGCGGGAAACTAA